A window of Mus caroli unplaced genomic scaffold, CAROLI_EIJ_v1.1 scaffold_8305_1, whole genome shotgun sequence contains these coding sequences:
- the LOC110288584 gene encoding vomeronasal type-2 receptor 116-like: MLSLNSVFWFLKISFIFCHLSDPRCFWRIKDTENNLGDKETYCFFSISTKHGYVKNDYFQWNLYKQVTPKTRHLIFSVYLALEEINNNFHILPNISLVVDIECILQKYSEKTGLILKSEELIPNYYCINERRYLIVLTAPLWAISTKLGPYLFMSRIPEVSQLYCGHFHLPLSDNEQFPHLYQISPKDTSLPLAMVSLVVHFRWNWIGVIISNDDHGIQFLSELRGEMQINIVCLSFAIIIKTQKFMALKELHMNYKQILMSSAKVVIVYGYKDSPIIYALLLCKSQGMFRIWVSVSQFDMITILGDFLLYSSTGTFIFSHQKPEISGFGQFIQRVHPSNYSSELSFAKLWWTYFRCSLPPSNCKKLKNCPTKTVFKWLFMTPLGMAMSDTCYNLYNAIYAVAHSLHDMLLQQLDTWSKNDGKELEFDPWKMFSVLKTLQFINPAGDLVNMKQNLKQNVEYDIFYIMDFQKDYGLKMKIGRFTGHLSSGQQLYMSKEIIEWATDIDQILPSICSMPCRPGLRKSPQEGKDICCFDCNPCAENEISNMTNMDQCVKCPENQYANDDHTLCLEKVVAILDYRDPLGITLVGFALFFSVLTSVVLGVFLKHRDTPIVKANNQTLSFVLLISLIFCFICSFLYIGHPTMVICILQQTTFAIVFTVATSTILAKTVIVLLAFKITVPGRRMRWLLETGAPKYIILICTIIQLILCGIWLGTSPPFVDADVQMVHGHIIIVCNKGSVIAFYCVLGYMGFVALASFTVAFLARNLPDTFNEAKLLTFSMLVFCSVWITFIPVYHSTKGKIMVAVEVFSILASSAGLLLCIFAPKCYIILLKPQKNSFQKFRKPHAIADNVS, encoded by the exons ATGCTCTCCTTGAACTCGGTCTTCTGGTTTCTGAAGATATcctttattttttgtcatttgagTGATCCCAGATGCTTTTGGAGAAtaaaagacactgaaaataaTCTAGGAGATAAAGAAacttattgtttcttttctatttccacaaAACATGGCTATGTGAAGAATGATTATTTCCAATGGAATCTATACAAGCA GGTGACACCCAAGACCAGGCATTTGATTTTCTCTGTTTATCTTGCcttggaagaaataaataataacttcCATATTTTACCCAACATTTCTCTGGTAGTTGATATTGAATGTATCCTACAAAAATATAGTGAGAAAACTGGTTTGATCTTGAAAAGTGAGGAACTTATTCCTAATTACTACTGCATAAATGAGAGAAGATATTTAATTGTACTTACAGCACCATTATGGGCAATATCTACAAAACTTGGACCGTACCTTTTTATGTCCAGAATTCCTGAGGTAAGTCAA CTTTACTGTGGTCATTTTCATCTTCCTCTTAGTGATAATGAACAGTTTCCTCATCTTTACCAAATATCTCCAAAGGACACATCTCTACCACTAGCCATGGTATCCTTAGTGGTTCATTTCAGATGGAACTGGATAGGAGTGATCATTTCAAATGATGACCATGGAATTCAATTCCTTTCTGAATTGAgaggagaaatgcaaatcaacattGTCTGTTTATCATTTGCTATTATTATCAAAACTCAGAAGTTCATGGCTCTTAAAGAGTTACATATGAATTATAAACAAATCTTAATGTCATCAGCAAAAGTTGTGATAGTTTATGGATACAAAGACTCTCCCATAATCTATGCCCTCCTCCTGTGCAAATCTCAAGGCATGTTTAGAATCTGGGTTAGTGTGTCACAATTTGATATGATCACGATTCTAGGAGATTTCTTGCTCTACTCCTCCACTGGGACTTTCATTTTTTCACACCAGAAACCTGAAATATCTGGCTTTGGACAATTTATCCAAAGAGTACACCCTTCAAACTACAGTAGTGAATTGTCCTTTGCCAAACTCTGGTGGACATATTTTAGATGTTCTTTGCCACCTTCTAATTGTAAGAAACTGAAGAATTGTCCCACCAAAACTGTGTTTAAATGGTTATTCATGACACCACTTGGAATGGCCATGAGTGATACATGCTATAACTTATATAATGCTATTTATGCTGTGGCCCACTCTCTCCATGATATGCTTCTGCAACAACTAGACACATGGTCAAAGAATGATGGGAAGGAACTGGAATTTGACCCGTGGAAG ATGTTCTCTGTTCTGAAGACCTTACAGTTTATAAATCCTGCTGGAGACTTAGTCAACATGAAACAGAATTTGAAACAGAATGTAGAGTATGACATTTTCTATATCATGGATTTTCAAAAAGATTAtggacttaaaatgaaaataggaagatTTACAGGGCATCTTTCAAGTGGTCAACAGCTATATATGTCTAAAGAAATTATTGAGTGGGCTACAGATATTGATCAG ATTCTACCCTCAATTTGCAGTATGCCTTGCAGACCAGGACTCAGAAAATCCCCTCAGGAAGGAAAGGACATCTGCTGTTTTGATTGTAACCCCTGTgcagaaaatgaaatttccaacATGACAA ACATGGATCAGTGTGTGAAGTGTCCAGAAAATCAATATGCCAATGACGACCATACTCTCTGCCTCGAAAAAGTTGTGGCTATTTTAGATTACAGAGACCCTTTGGGGATAACTCTGGTTGGCTTTGCTCTATTCTTCTCTGTCCTTACATCTGTTGTATTGGGTGTCTTCCTGAAACACCGAGATACTCCCATAGTCAAAGCCAACAATCAAACTCTCAGCTTTGTCCTACTCATCTccctcatattttgttttatctgttccTTTCTTTACATTGGTCATCCCACTATGGTCATCTGTATCCTGCAGCAGACCACATTTGCCATTGTGTTCACTGTGGCTACCTCTACTATCTTGGCCAAGACAGTTATTGTACTACTGGCTTTTAAGATAACTGTCCCAGGAAGAAGAATGAGGTGGCTGCTTGAGACAGGGGCACCAAAATACATCATTCTCATATGCACAATAATTCAGCTGATTCTTTGTGGAATCTGGCTGGGAACTTCTCCTCCATTTGTTGATGCTGATGTACAAATGGTACATGGCCACATCATCATTGTTTGCAACAAAGGGTCTGTGATTGCCTTCTACTGTGTCCTTGGATACATGGGATTTGTTGCTCTAGCAAGTTTCACTGTAGCTTTCTTGGCCAGGAATCTGCCTGATACATTCAATGAAGCCAAGCTCTTGACATTCAGCATGCTggtgttctgcagtgtctggatCACTTTTATCCCCGTCTACCACAGCACCAAAGGCAAGATTATGGTTGCTGTGGAAGTTTTCTCTATTTTGGCCTCCAGTGCAGGGCTGCTTCTCTGCATTTTTGCCCCCAAatgctatattattttattaaaaccacagaaaaattcttttcaaaagtTCAGGAAACCACATGCTATAGCTGACAATGTAAGTTAA